The Plasmodium berghei ANKA genome assembly, chromosome: 8 genome has a segment encoding these proteins:
- a CDS encoding zinc finger protein, putative, whose translation MKKTCEVCKKKTFQYVCPSCEIVYCSLECYKGHNNKCVTNFLENQVNEKIKNNIVREHDIKEFKFKLKKFYDENIEENFSCDKNNDNEHIDDENNLNTVEEAILGNGSTKFKDEKIKNGKEKSQRASNENEYENMEHSGTDDSETDKTSGYSKKWCISNKRYKVLTDLALKDKLTLEDLNQTEKKQFLSFLKNNDMNLYLGTFDPWWLNCVIKKMEIPEHICCNKNVNKNVIFIIVEIIYSYCYLLRIYNKSIYNKEFCYLLLELASSLNRSNIPESNVLNTINNLFQRILENNEIAREKNILYNVITDVTKILDLKDLVLRCLYKTKKIFKKEIGKINKKKDQLYNKGNNASEIIMIFQDQKLFKYINKKIKFLYSYANYHFDDFTKPKEQLSMFYKQQASFIQSNEKREVVLSAKN comes from the coding sequence atgaaaaaaacatgtgaagtatgtaaaaaaaaaacatttcaATATGTTTGCCCATCTTGTGAAATAGTTTATTGTAGTCTTGAATGTTACAAAGggcataataataaatgtgttactaattttttagaaaatcaagtcaatgaaaaaataaaaaataatatagttAGAGAACATGATATAAAagaatttaaatttaaattgaaaaaattttatgatgaaaatattgaagaaaatttttcatgtgataaaaataatgataatgagCATATtgatgatgaaaataatctAAATACAGTTGAAGAAGCTATTTTAGGGAATGGATCTACCAAATttaaagatgaaaaaataaaaaatggcaAGGAAAAAAGTCAAAGAGCTagtaatgaaaatgaatatgaaaatatggAGCATAGTGGAACTGATGATAGTGAAACTGATAAGACTAGTGGATATTCAAAAAAGTGGTGCATAAGCAATAAGCGATATAAAGTGCTTACTGATTTAGCATTAAAAGACAAATTAACGCTAGAAGATTTAAATCAaactgaaaaaaaacaatttttatcatttttaaaaaataatgatatgaACTTATATTTAGGAACATTTGACCCATGGTGGCTTAATtgtgttataaaaaaaatggaaatacCTGAACATATATGTTGTaacaaaaatgtaaataaaaatgttattttcataattgttgaaataatatattcttattgttatttattacgaatatataataagtctatatataataaagagTTTTGTTATTTACTATTAGAATTAGCGAGTTCATTAAACCGATCTAATATACCAGAATCAAACGTATTAAACACGATTAATAACTTATTTCAAAGAATacttgaaaataatgaaattgcaagagaaaaaaatattttatataatgttaTAACTGATGtgacaaaaatattagatTTAAAAGATTTGGTTCTTAGGtgtttatataaaacaaaaaaaatatttaaaaaagaaattggaaaaataaataaaaaaaaagatcaATTATACAATAAAGGAAATAATGCTTCagaaattattatgatttttCAAGATCAAaaactttttaaatacatcaataaaaaaattaaatttctCTATAGTTATGcaaattatcattttgaTGATTTTACAAAACCAAAAGAACAACTATCAATGTTTTACAAACAACAAGCCAGTTTCATACAatcaaatgaaaaaagGGAAGTTGTTTTGTCGGCcaaaaattaa
- a CDS encoding inhibitor of cysteine proteases translates to MKSITFFVFNICSILALLSHCEDNDIYSFDIVNETNWLKIAKNIFKGKSPSNFTIIPFNNTGSSNDNESNKEESVLLIRKKIKSNKNHDSSIISGDTVNGDISDLNYTASNFSDNSEDIEDNQKYPTTSYNSFNHLNSNIAFNEESEYIEINSESDLENKIKDINIKSNLEENNTMNESGKVDSKYELTGDEKCGKSLKLGNISNQTNQETITQSLSVGEILCIDLEGNAGTGYLWVLLGIHKDEPIINPENFPTKLTKKSFFSEEISVTQPKKYKIDEHDSSKNVNREIESPEQKESDSKPKKPQMQLLGGPDRMRSVIKGHKPGKYYIVYSYYRPFSPTSGANTKIIYVTVQ, encoded by the exons ATGAAAAGTATAACTTTTTTCGTGTTTAATATATGCTCCATCCTAGCCCTTTTATCACATTGTGAAg ATAACGACATATACTCTTTTGATATCGTAAACGAAACAAATTGGCTAAAAATCGCAAAGAACATTTTTAAAGGAAAATCCCCTTCAAATTTCACAATCATACCTTTTAATAATACGGGAAGTTCAAACGATAACGAAAGTAATAAAGAAGAATCAGTATTAttaattagaaaaaaaataaaatcaaataaaaaccATGACAGTAGTATAATATCTGGAGATACTGTTAATGGCGATATTAGTGATTTAAATTATACAGCAAGTAATTTTTCTGATAATAGCGAAGATATAGAAGATAATCAAAAATACCCAACTACTTCATACAACTCATTTAACCATCTTAATTCTAATATAGCATTTAACGAAGAATCCGAATACATCGAAATAAATTCGGAATCAGATTTAgagaataaaattaaagatataaatattaaaagcAATTTAGAAGAAAACAACACAATGAATGAAAGTGGTAAAGTTGATAGTAAATATGAATTGACTGGAGATGAAAAATGTGGTAAATCATTAAAACTAGGAAATATTTCAAATCAAACAAATCAAGAAACTATTACCCAATCATTATCTGTTGGtgaaatattatgtatTGACCTCGAAGGAAATGCTGGTACTGGATATTTATGGGTATTATTAGGAATACACAAGGATGAACCCATTATAAATCCTGAGAATTTCCCCACAAAATTAACcaaaaaatcatttttttcagaaGAAATTTCTGTTACTCAgccaaaaaaatataaaatcgATGAGCATGATAGttcaaaaaatgtaaatagGGAAATCGAATCACCAGAGCAAAAAGAAAGTGATTCTAAACCCAAGAAACCCCAAATGCAATTACTTGGAGGCCCAGATAGGATGCGAAGTGTAATTAAAGGGCATAAACCaggaaaatattatattgtttattcatattatagACCATTTTCACCAACTTCAGGAGCAAACactaaaattatatacgTGACTGTCCAATAA
- a CDS encoding alkaline phosphatase, putative yields the protein MKKFMNIIFFLCVCATYVSSQADQIINERLDKFVFLSCNNHKKKPNTNLIKSIEKKKPQLMLWIGDYFYSECRELKCLKEAYEYIKKDKYYINIKKKFTIDGIYDDHDYNCNNGDRLYKYKKESKTMYLDYLGVDKNDIRYKRNGAYFSKLYIDPNDENNQVKIIILDTRYNKDPYPYYSIESHNDHFISLALSLLSRVHASLFGFYCNSNNDILGNEQWKWLEKEFTNSKARAHIVISSIQVFANFIINENWGLMPAALKRLKALIKKTKPKGLVFLSGDVHYGSIIGNEEDIIEVTSSNVNQENIFSPIINYFAYYISYLLNKKTPFIFDKIYGFSNYGEINITYPDKNKINLKISINSSNGEEVISANQSFNNQKDIYVKTKDIHLINDDFACLSCKSKSKVFMIFIAYILYILWCLQIFFIILKIIIHKKGAKEIHNSNKEDAVQKKNK from the exons atgaaaaagtttatgaatataattttttttttgtgtgtgTGTGCAACATATGTGAGTTCCCAGGCAGATCAAATAATTAACGAACGATTAGACaagtttgtttttttaagttgTAACAATCATAAAAAGAAACCCAACAccaatttaataaaatccattgaaaaaaaaaaaccaCAATTGATGTTATGGATAGGagattatttttattcagaATGTAGAGAACTTAAATGTCTAAAAGAAgcatatgaatatattaaaaaagataaatattatataaatataaaaaaaaaattcacgATTGATGGAATTTATGATGATCATGATTATAATTGTAATAATGGAGACcgtttatataaatataaaaaagaaagtaAAACTATGTATTTAGATTATTTAGGTGtcgataaaaatgatataagaTACAAAAGAAATGGagcatatttttctaaattatatatagatccaaatgatgaaaataatcaagttaaaattattattttagatacaagatataataaagatCCTTATCCATATTATTCCATTGAATCACATAATGATCATTTTATTAGTTTGGCTCTATCCTTATTATCTCGTGTGCATGCATCATTATTTGGATTTTATTGTAATAGTAACAATGATATACTAGGAAATGAACAATGGAAATGGTTGGAAAAAGAATTTACTAATTCTAAAGCTCGTGCTCACATCGTTATATCATCTATACAG GTTTTCGccaattttataataaacgAAAATTGGGGGTTGATGCCTGCAGCCTTAAAGAGACTAAAGgcattaataaaaaaaacaaaaccAAAAGGATTAGTATTTTTAAGTGGTGATGTACATTATGGTAGTATAATTGGAAATGAGGAAGATATCATTGAGGTAACAAGTAGCAATGTAAATcaggaaaatatatttagccctattattaattattttgcttattatatttcatatttattaaataaaaaaacaccTTTTATATTCGACAAAATATACGGATTTAGTAATTATGGtgaaattaatattacttatccagataaaaataaaataaatcttAAAATTTCTATAAATAGTTCAAATGGCGAAGAAGTTATATCAGCTAATCAATCTTTTAATAATcaaaaagatatatatgtCAAAACAAAAgatattcatttaataaatgatgaTTTTGCATGTTTATCATGTAAAAGCAAATCAAAAGTatttatgatttttattgcttatatattatatatattatggtgccttcaaatttttttcattattttaaaaattattatccaTAAAAAAGGTGCAAAAGAGATacataatagtaataagGAAGATGCcgtgcaaaaaaaaaataaataa